A window of the Lolium perenne isolate Kyuss_39 chromosome 7, Kyuss_2.0, whole genome shotgun sequence genome harbors these coding sequences:
- the LOC127313190 gene encoding uncharacterized protein has translation MAVLPKGLGQETEPGHQQSRSPADEPSDAAGDVSPRPTSFEGALPTKSFAAAAYGVARRSSLPPPPDRKAIAAIPSPTPSWPSPEAKILCTNFAAAAAATSPGLGRCLPTPPSSPTIIHRPEQLGVRSALGTYIGQLKVHQAKKETCNHVQSEFRSRLPSDVKVYESGAPASMAENSKGVTLMTPLCNCHCRECTLPKLKAKERTSSNGAAYSSSSCPKSAPSLLKMKPEDCRELAIGLSMCQSTDKDLMAHGCTSSPDPVYEKIPCGSRYWELNKPPEHVKGINPLAFFSPHPVWEGFAAPVEREGKTDSFYCVSCNKVLSGRADSAVKHMVVRNGCRITPESKQDLLRRIEAFNKRRNDLKRK, from the exons ATGGCTGTCCTCCCCAAAGGCCTGGGCCAAGAAACTGAACCTGGCCACCAACAGAGCCGCTCCCCCGCCGACGAGCCGAGCGACGCCGCCGGCGATGTCTCGCCCCGCCCAACAAGCTTCGAGGGCGCTCTGCCCACCAAGTCCTTCGCCGCGGCCGCCTACGGCGTTGCGCGGCGCTCTTCTCTGCCGCCCCCGCCG GATCGCAAGGCGATCGCCGCCATCCCTTCGCCCACGCCGTCCTGGCCAAGCCCCGAAGCCAAGATCCTCTGCACCAAtttcgccgccgctgccgccgctacCTCTCCAGGGCTGGGGCGCTGTTTGCCGACGCCTCCCAGTAGCCCCACCATCATACATCGGCCGGAACAGCTCGGTGTGCGCTCTGCGTTGGGCACCTACATT GGGCAGTTGAAAGTGCACCAGGCCAAGAAGGAAACCTGCAATCATGTTCAATCGGAATTTCGAAG CCGACTCCCATCTGATGTCAAGGTTTATGAATCTGGAGCACCAGCCTCTATGGCCGAGAACAGCAAGGGGGTCACATTGATGACTCCACTCTGCAATTGCCATTGCAGGGAGTGCACGTTGCCTAAG TTGAAAGCAAAGGAAAGAACCTCGAGCAATGGTGCAGCTTACTCAAGTTCAAGTTGTCCAAAAAG CGCACCCTCTTTGCTGAAGATGAAACCAGAAGATTGTCGGGAACTTGCGATTGGATTATCTATGTGCCAGTCAACTGATAAGGATCTCATGGCTCATG GATGTACATCCAGTCCTGATCCTGTCTATGAGAAGATTCCATGTGGTTCAAGGTATTGGGAACTCAATAAACCTCCTGAACATGTAAAGGGGATAAATCCACTTGCATTTTTTAGCCCACATCCTGTATGGGAAGGTTTTGCCGCGCCGGTAGAGCGAGAAGGCAAGACAGACTCGTTCTACTGCGTATCTTGCAACAAGGTGCTCTCTGGGAGGGCGGATTCTGCGGTAAAACACATGGTTGTAAGGAATGGTTGCAGGATTACACCTGAATCTAAACAGGATCTGTTGAGAAGGATTGAAGCTTTTAATAAAAGACGCAACGATCTGAAAAGGAAATGA